Proteins from a genomic interval of Onychostoma macrolepis isolate SWU-2019 chromosome 17, ASM1243209v1, whole genome shotgun sequence:
- the id3 gene encoding DNA-binding protein inhibitor ID-3, producing the protein MKAISPVRSVRSCYEAVCCISEQSLAISRCKSPIEELSDMNDCYSKLKELVPSIPQNKSVSQVEILQHVIDYIFDLQIALENETDAQNTPDMFISMKNSEMSRNFSKEDEAMCH; encoded by the exons ATGAAGGCGATCAGTCCCGTTCGCTCTGTCAGAAGCTGTTATGAAGCGGTGTGCTGCATCTCAGAGCAGAGTCTCGCGATCAGCCGCTGCAAGAGTCCCATTGAGGAGCTGTCCGATATGAATGACTGTTACTCAAAACTCAAAGAGCTGGTGCCCAGCATCCCTCAGAACAAGTCCGTGAGCCAAGTGGAGATACTTCAGCATGTAATAGATTACATCTTCGATTTACAGATTGCATTGGAAAACGAGACGGACGCACAAAACACGCCTGACATGTTCATCTCAATGAAG AACTCAGAGATGAGCCGTAATTTCTCCAAAGAGGATGAAGCTATGTGCCATTAG